One window of Methylococcus sp. EFPC2 genomic DNA carries:
- a CDS encoding HAD family hydrolase: MNRRPRFILIDLDDTLLDERTASRQAFGAFVQAHGELLKTSTEAELFARWRVIAARHWQRYERGEIGCREQRRRRIREFLGAELSDAEADEAFRPYLQAYEAAWTLFPDVADFLERTGDIPKAIVTNGDRTQQRRKVAVTGLGEHVAGIVTPEDCGYWKPHRAMFEAAVRLLGAQTADCLMIGDDEQRDIAPARVLGMAWFHVEREKAHGGLEHAWAHADEPIAK; this comes from the coding sequence ATGAACCGACGTCCGAGGTTCATACTCATCGACCTGGACGACACCCTGCTCGACGAGCGTACCGCGTCGCGCCAGGCTTTCGGCGCTTTCGTGCAAGCGCACGGCGAGTTGCTGAAGACGTCCACGGAAGCCGAACTGTTCGCCCGCTGGCGCGTCATCGCCGCCCGCCATTGGCAACGCTACGAGCGGGGCGAAATCGGCTGTCGCGAACAGCGGCGCCGACGCATCCGCGAATTTCTGGGTGCCGAACTGAGTGACGCCGAAGCCGACGAAGCCTTCCGGCCGTATCTGCAGGCCTATGAAGCCGCCTGGACGCTGTTTCCCGATGTCGCCGATTTTCTCGAACGCACCGGCGACATACCCAAGGCCATCGTCACCAACGGCGACCGAACCCAACAACGACGTAAGGTCGCCGTGACCGGGCTGGGCGAGCACGTGGCAGGCATCGTGACGCCCGAAGACTGTGGTTACTGGAAACCTCACCGCGCCATGTTCGAAGCCGCCGTCCGGTTGCTAGGTGCCCAAACGGCGGACTGCCTGATGATAGGCGACGACGAGCAGCGGGACATTGCACCCGCAAGGGTGCTGGGGATGGCGTGGTTTCACGTCGAGCGGGAAAAGGCGCACGGCGGGCTGGAGCATGCTTGGGCTCATGCCGATGAGCCCATAGCAAAGTAG
- a CDS encoding ABC transporter substrate-binding protein, whose translation MKYLSALAALLFIASAQAETIRVAIGTQDTTINCATGGLLIRELKLLEKYLPHDGKYKDAKYDIIWKNFTSGAPLTNEMVAGKLDIGSMADFPGSANAAAFQKAGKRSVFVTVLSGSTLGSGNGIVVPKDSPITSLAELKGKTLSVPFASTAHGMLLRAVQAQGLDPSKDLNIVAQPPEVAGPALQTGKIEAHADFVPFAELFAYRGFARKIYDGAQANTPTFHGSLVDAAYAEKYPEVVVAFLRAAIEAESLIAAEPEKYSELIEKLTGVEAAVSYLYHGPLGLQTRDFSWKPEFRQALQTSIDTLKLLRRTDTDLDAARLIDDRYIREAYKLSGLDYDARLKNYAKHPLQANDALTGKPIADTGRVADIWVRGEPKVRHYAAAETAFTDLRKIEAAGHTARAVYVHDLKHGIKLLAPLAYFVAEPQGQIAAFLQKDEADAYAREHGGKLRDYASLRSDTAQTAGLDTRFQAGRGQGEGQNRK comes from the coding sequence ATGAAATACTTATCTGCCCTCGCCGCCCTGCTGTTTATCGCCTCGGCCCAGGCCGAAACCATCCGTGTCGCCATCGGCACGCAGGACACGACCATCAACTGCGCCACCGGCGGTCTGCTGATCCGCGAGCTCAAACTGCTGGAGAAATACCTGCCGCACGACGGCAAATACAAGGATGCCAAATACGACATCATCTGGAAGAATTTCACCTCGGGTGCGCCGCTGACCAATGAGATGGTGGCCGGCAAGCTGGACATTGGCTCCATGGCCGACTTTCCCGGTTCGGCCAATGCCGCGGCTTTCCAGAAGGCCGGCAAGCGCAGCGTGTTCGTCACCGTGCTGTCGGGCAGTACGCTGGGCTCCGGCAACGGCATCGTGGTGCCGAAGGATTCGCCTATCACCTCGCTGGCGGAACTCAAGGGCAAGACCCTCTCCGTGCCTTTCGCCTCCACCGCCCACGGCATGCTGCTGCGCGCCGTGCAGGCCCAAGGCCTGGACCCGAGCAAGGACCTCAACATCGTCGCCCAGCCGCCGGAAGTGGCCGGGCCAGCCTTGCAGACCGGCAAGATCGAAGCGCACGCTGACTTCGTGCCTTTCGCGGAGCTGTTCGCCTACCGAGGTTTTGCCCGCAAGATCTATGACGGTGCCCAGGCCAACACGCCCACCTTCCACGGCAGTCTGGTCGATGCCGCCTATGCGGAGAAATACCCGGAAGTCGTCGTCGCCTTCCTGCGCGCCGCCATCGAGGCCGAAAGCCTGATCGCCGCGGAACCCGAAAAATACAGCGAGCTGATCGAAAAACTCACCGGCGTCGAGGCTGCGGTGAGCTACCTATATCACGGGCCTCTGGGCCTGCAGACCCGCGACTTCAGCTGGAAGCCTGAATTCCGCCAGGCGCTGCAGACCTCCATAGACACGCTCAAGCTCTTGCGTCGCACCGACACCGACCTGGATGCCGCGCGGCTGATAGACGACCGCTATATACGCGAGGCCTACAAGCTGTCCGGCCTGGATTACGACGCACGGCTGAAGAATTACGCCAAACACCCGCTGCAAGCCAACGACGCCCTGACTGGCAAGCCCATTGCCGACACCGGGCGCGTGGCGGATATCTGGGTGCGCGGCGAGCCCAAGGTGCGCCATTACGCCGCCGCTGAAACGGCCTTCACCGACCTGCGCAAGATCGAAGCCGCCGGCCACACGGCGCGCGCCGTCTACGTTCACGACCTGAAGCATGGCATCAAGCTGCTGGCGCCGCTGGCCTACTTCGTTGCCGAACCCCAAGGTCAAATCGCCGCCTTCCTGCAAAAGGACGAAGCCGACGCCTATGCCCGCGAGCACGGCGGGAAGCTTAGGGATTACGCGTCGCTGCGATCGGACACGGCCCAGACGGCCGGCTTGGATACCCGCTTTCAGGCAGGGAGAGGGCAGGGTGAGGGTCAAAACCGGAAATGA
- a CDS encoding ferredoxin family protein: MSVSSPAVFPVTVDTEKCIAHKGCTVCIDVCPLDVLAIDQATGKAHMKYDECWYCLPCEKDCPTGALHVDIPYLLR, from the coding sequence GTGAGCGTGTCTAGCCCCGCCGTTTTCCCGGTTACCGTCGACACCGAAAAGTGCATCGCCCACAAGGGCTGTACGGTGTGCATCGACGTCTGTCCTCTGGACGTGCTGGCTATCGATCAGGCTACCGGCAAGGCGCACATGAAATACGACGAATGCTGGTATTGCCTGCCTTGCGAGAAGGATTGCCCGACCGGTGCGCTCCATGTCGACATCCCTTATCTGCTGCGCTGA
- a CDS encoding DUF3303 domain-containing protein produces MLFMVIEHFPNNDMVPIYQRLQERGRMLPEGLRYIDSWVEPNFSRCFQLMECDDASLLQQWVLQWRGSIVRFEFIPVVTSAQTQAIVAPHLGQARSAEPAWESASV; encoded by the coding sequence ATGCTGTTCATGGTCATCGAGCACTTTCCAAACAACGACATGGTGCCTATCTATCAGCGGCTCCAAGAGCGGGGCCGGATGCTGCCGGAAGGATTGAGGTATATCGACAGTTGGGTGGAGCCCAATTTCAGCCGTTGCTTTCAACTGATGGAGTGCGACGACGCAAGCCTCCTGCAACAATGGGTTTTACAGTGGCGCGGCTCAATTGTTCGGTTCGAGTTCATACCCGTTGTCACCAGTGCGCAAACCCAAGCTATCGTAGCGCCGCACTTGGGTCAGGCGCGTTCAGCAGAGCCGGCTTGGGAAAGCGCCAGCGTATGA
- a CDS encoding fumarate reductase/succinate dehydrogenase flavoprotein subunit, giving the protein MTLNLTERTVDVLVIGGGTAGPMAAVKAKQANPDLNVLLLEKANVKRSGAISMGMDGLNNAVVPGHATPEQYVREITIANDGIVNQKTVMAYAENSFPMIEELARWGVKFERDGTGDYAVKKVHHMGTYVLPMPEGHDIKKVLYKQLKRHRVAIENRLVATRLLTAADGSIAGVMAFDCRTAEFHVIRAKAVVLSTGAAGRLGLPASGYLFGTYENPTNAGDGYSMAYHAGAELTGIECFQINPLIKDYNGPACAYVTGPFGGYTANNRGQRFIECDYWSGQMMWEFHQELEGGKGPVFLKLDHLADETISTIEHILHTNERPSRGRFHAGRGTDYRKRMVEMHISEIGLCSGHSASGVWVNEHAETTVPGLHAAGDLAGVPHNYMLGAFVYGKLAGESAARYCADHELPALDEQQVAAERAHVYGPLQRDRGLPPNQVEYKLRRLVNDYLQPPKVTRKMEIGLERFEGIRTDLDALHARDAHELMRAMEVHFILDCAEMAARASLYRTESRWGLYHARLDYPERDDENWYVHVQLHKDENGRMTCYKRPVAPYLVPIAEQEKSAYRKLRVARQQP; this is encoded by the coding sequence ATGACCCTGAACCTCACCGAACGCACCGTCGACGTCCTCGTCATCGGCGGCGGCACCGCCGGCCCCATGGCCGCCGTCAAGGCCAAACAGGCCAACCCCGACCTCAATGTCTTGCTGCTGGAAAAGGCCAACGTCAAGCGCAGCGGCGCCATCTCCATGGGCATGGACGGGCTCAACAACGCGGTGGTACCGGGCCACGCCACGCCCGAGCAATACGTCCGGGAGATCACCATCGCCAACGACGGCATCGTCAACCAGAAGACGGTGATGGCCTATGCCGAGAACAGCTTTCCCATGATAGAGGAGTTGGCGCGCTGGGGCGTCAAGTTCGAGCGCGACGGGACCGGCGATTACGCGGTCAAGAAGGTGCACCACATGGGCACTTACGTGCTGCCCATGCCGGAAGGACACGACATCAAGAAGGTGTTGTACAAGCAGCTCAAGCGGCACCGCGTGGCGATCGAGAACCGCCTGGTGGCGACGCGATTGCTCACGGCGGCCGACGGCAGCATCGCCGGGGTCATGGCTTTCGACTGCCGCACCGCCGAGTTCCACGTCATCCGCGCCAAGGCCGTGGTGCTCAGCACCGGCGCCGCCGGACGGCTGGGCTTACCGGCGTCCGGCTATCTGTTCGGCACTTACGAGAATCCCACCAACGCGGGCGACGGCTACAGCATGGCCTACCACGCCGGGGCCGAGTTGACCGGCATCGAGTGCTTCCAGATCAATCCGCTGATCAAGGACTACAACGGCCCGGCTTGCGCCTACGTCACCGGCCCGTTCGGCGGCTACACCGCCAATAACCGCGGCCAGCGCTTCATCGAGTGCGACTACTGGAGCGGGCAGATGATGTGGGAGTTCCACCAGGAGTTGGAAGGCGGCAAGGGCCCGGTGTTCCTCAAGCTGGACCATTTGGCCGACGAGACCATTTCCACCATAGAGCACATCCTCCACACCAACGAGCGACCCAGCCGCGGGCGCTTCCACGCCGGTCGCGGCACCGACTACCGGAAACGCATGGTCGAGATGCACATCTCGGAAATCGGCCTGTGCAGCGGCCATTCCGCCTCGGGCGTGTGGGTGAACGAACACGCCGAGACCACCGTGCCCGGCCTGCATGCGGCGGGCGATCTGGCCGGCGTGCCGCACAATTACATGCTGGGCGCCTTCGTCTACGGCAAGCTGGCGGGCGAGAGCGCGGCGCGCTACTGCGCCGATCATGAACTACCCGCACTGGATGAACAGCAGGTCGCGGCCGAACGAGCCCACGTCTACGGGCCGCTGCAACGTGACCGGGGCCTGCCTCCGAATCAGGTGGAATATAAGCTGCGCCGGCTGGTCAACGACTATCTCCAGCCGCCCAAGGTCACGCGCAAAATGGAGATCGGCCTGGAACGCTTCGAAGGGATACGGACTGACCTGGATGCCCTGCACGCCCGCGACGCCCACGAGCTGATGCGCGCCATGGAAGTCCATTTCATCCTGGACTGCGCCGAGATGGCCGCCCGCGCCTCGCTCTATCGCACCGAAAGCCGCTGGGGCCTGTACCACGCCCGCCTGGATTACCCCGAGCGCGACGACGAGAATTGGTATGTCCACGTGCAGTTGCACAAGGACGAAAACGGCCGGATGACTTGCTACAAGCGGCCGGTAGCCCCCTATCTGGTGCCCATCGCGGAACAGGAAAAATCGGCTTACCGGAAGCTGCGCGTGGCCAGACAACAGCCGTGA
- a CDS encoding DUF2905 domain-containing protein, with protein sequence MSFAKLLMLLGLALFALGLVLGYAPGLFAWFGKLPGDIRVERENGVLFIPITSMLIVSVVVSLILNLFFRR encoded by the coding sequence ATGAGCTTCGCGAAGCTGCTAATGCTGCTGGGTCTGGCTTTGTTCGCGCTCGGCTTGGTGCTGGGCTATGCGCCCGGTCTGTTCGCCTGGTTCGGCAAGTTGCCTGGCGATATCCGCGTCGAAAGGGAGAACGGCGTCCTGTTCATTCCGATCACTTCCATGCTGATCGTCAGCGTGGTGGTAAGCCTGATCCTCAACCTGTTCTTCCGACGCTGA
- a CDS encoding vWA domain-containing protein, with amino-acid sequence MKAWISRRDWRLGCRVGACAALALALNPPTVPWPKSVYRYLFVLDITQSMNARDYHVEGLPGDRLGYVKASLALALRELPCGSEVGLGVYATQHSQVLFEPVEVCSRIGLISTVLEGIDWRMAWAGDSHIAQGLYTGLRRLADTDPTIRLVFFSDGQQFPPQTEIPPFPGKPHQVAGLIVGAGGPQPVPIPRYDRDNRPLGYWQYVDVQDSLPRSQLEGRPANDRSNYPSRLDEMGLKALAAATGLNYHRLTTPQGLVSALDHPELAERLWVRLDLGPILASLALVLLVAPLLPDLIPRRRP; translated from the coding sequence GTGAAAGCCTGGATAAGCCGGCGGGATTGGCGCTTAGGGTGCCGGGTAGGTGCCTGCGCCGCGTTGGCCCTGGCATTGAATCCCCCCACGGTTCCCTGGCCCAAGTCGGTGTATCGCTATCTCTTCGTGCTCGACATCACGCAGAGCATGAATGCGCGCGACTATCACGTCGAAGGTCTGCCGGGCGACCGGCTGGGCTATGTCAAGGCCTCGTTGGCACTCGCCCTGCGGGAACTGCCCTGTGGTTCGGAAGTCGGCCTGGGTGTTTATGCCACGCAACACAGCCAGGTCTTGTTCGAGCCGGTCGAGGTCTGCTCGCGCATCGGTTTGATCTCCACGGTGCTGGAAGGCATAGACTGGCGCATGGCCTGGGCCGGGGACAGCCATATCGCGCAAGGACTGTATACCGGCTTGCGCCGGCTGGCCGACACCGATCCGACGATCCGGCTGGTGTTCTTCTCCGACGGCCAGCAATTCCCGCCTCAAACCGAGATTCCGCCTTTCCCGGGCAAACCACACCAGGTCGCAGGCTTGATCGTCGGGGCCGGGGGGCCACAGCCGGTGCCCATCCCGCGATACGATAGGGATAACCGCCCCTTGGGTTATTGGCAATACGTCGACGTGCAGGACAGCCTGCCTCGATCCCAGTTGGAAGGGCGGCCGGCCAACGACCGCAGCAATTACCCGAGCCGTTTGGACGAGATGGGCCTGAAAGCGCTGGCCGCTGCGACCGGATTGAATTATCACCGCCTGACCACGCCGCAAGGGCTGGTCTCCGCCTTGGACCATCCTGAACTGGCCGAGCGACTATGGGTCCGGCTGGACCTGGGCCCGATCCTCGCCAGCCTGGCCCTGGTGCTGCTGGTGGCGCCGCTGCTTCCCGATCTCATCCCGCGCCGGAGGCCGTGA
- a CDS encoding lipopolysaccharide assembly protein LapB — protein sequence MKLRDVVRLSAGVRTEHIFSRGGALPIWFYALAVLVLVGLAVETVRVYEASSLQNALAHPAEIEIDDDTPPLLVFAKARSLEQSGEREEAIRLYGSLAKTEDPDLRERALHNLATGYLREGAALWHSRGVLEYSRVNTLVELAKDNYREVLRLNPGNAGARHNLEYAYRITPPPREKPKADFQGRKASIFATLPGLPGGGP from the coding sequence ATGAAGTTGAGGGACGTCGTCCGCCTTTCGGCCGGCGTCAGAACCGAGCACATTTTCTCGCGGGGCGGCGCGCTGCCGATCTGGTTTTATGCGCTGGCGGTTCTGGTGCTGGTAGGTCTCGCGGTCGAAACTGTCCGGGTTTACGAGGCTTCCAGCCTGCAAAACGCACTGGCGCATCCCGCCGAGATAGAGATAGACGACGACACGCCGCCCCTGCTGGTCTTCGCCAAGGCGCGCAGCCTGGAGCAGTCCGGCGAGCGGGAGGAAGCCATCCGTTTGTATGGCAGCCTGGCCAAGACGGAAGACCCCGATCTGCGCGAACGGGCCTTGCATAACCTGGCGACCGGCTATCTGCGCGAAGGCGCGGCCTTGTGGCACAGCCGGGGAGTCCTGGAATATTCCCGCGTCAACACGCTGGTGGAACTGGCCAAAGACAACTACCGGGAAGTCTTAAGGCTCAATCCCGGCAATGCCGGCGCCCGCCATAATCTGGAATACGCCTACCGCATCACGCCGCCGCCCAGGGAAAAACCCAAGGCGGATTTCCAGGGCCGCAAAGCCAGCATATTCGCGACCCTGCCGGGCTTGCCCGGAGGCGGGCCGTGA
- a CDS encoding VWA domain-containing protein produces the protein MSLAFAAPWFLLLSALALLPWLIPAQPPLSYSSLAIIPEDRLSIWVDRGLRAVFSLALLAAALGLAGPYRGEQWIEKVGAGARIVLLVDHSASMNDNFSGAYLGGKASESKSILASRLLSEFVAQRRDDLFGVVAFSAAPIPVLPLTRDRNALQAAIRALGTRGHGVTHIAPGLAAALDYFRDQARGGSRVVVLVSDGAARMDDDTRDTIRQLFSDQQAALYWIYLRNPKSGRLDAKPANANESTTPEYFLHQYFQTLGVPYRAYEADNREDLQKAIADLGELENRPLIYRERLPRVDLTDWCYGAALACSLVLMLARTLELKSWRG, from the coding sequence ATGAGTCTCGCATTCGCAGCCCCCTGGTTTCTGCTGTTGAGCGCGTTGGCCTTGCTGCCTTGGCTGATTCCCGCCCAGCCGCCGTTGTCCTATTCCAGTCTCGCGATCATCCCGGAAGACCGCCTGTCGATTTGGGTGGATCGTGGCTTGCGCGCGGTGTTTTCACTAGCGCTTCTAGCCGCGGCCCTCGGCCTCGCCGGACCTTACCGCGGCGAACAGTGGATCGAAAAAGTCGGCGCCGGCGCGCGCATCGTGCTGCTGGTCGATCACAGCGCCAGCATGAACGACAATTTCTCGGGTGCTTACCTCGGCGGCAAGGCGAGCGAATCCAAAAGCATATTGGCCAGCCGATTGCTGAGCGAGTTCGTGGCGCAGCGCCGCGACGATTTGTTCGGCGTGGTCGCTTTCAGTGCCGCGCCGATACCCGTCCTGCCGCTCACGCGGGACAGGAACGCTTTGCAGGCCGCGATCCGGGCACTGGGCACGCGCGGGCACGGCGTCACCCATATCGCGCCCGGCTTGGCGGCGGCGCTGGATTATTTCCGCGACCAAGCCCGAGGCGGGTCGCGTGTGGTGGTGCTGGTGTCGGACGGCGCGGCGCGCATGGACGACGACACCCGCGACACGATACGCCAACTGTTCTCCGATCAGCAGGCGGCGCTCTATTGGATCTATCTACGCAACCCCAAGAGCGGACGCCTGGATGCGAAGCCGGCGAACGCCAACGAGAGCACCACGCCGGAATATTTCCTGCACCAGTATTTCCAGACCCTGGGGGTGCCCTATCGCGCTTACGAGGCGGACAATCGCGAGGACTTGCAGAAGGCTATCGCCGACCTCGGGGAGTTGGAAAATCGTCCCCTGATCTATCGCGAACGCCTGCCGCGGGTCGACCTGACAGACTGGTGTTACGGCGCGGCCCTGGCTTGCAGCCTGGTACTGATGCTTGCGCGTACCCTGGAGTTGAAATCATGGCGTGGCTAA
- a CDS encoding sulfatase, translating to MNIVAATWSQWLLALVFPSGLWIAILLAKSLKDFSRTGPHLRDEVRGHHAAYAAYAITRLCFWGGVLTLFLAGSGEVVYASLLYVFRWDYSLWQAMTAAAIGIGSLTAVQFCRHLLHLPAGLEASSNYRLSRFYPLWRWLKPSRLRGIQAGLCLAFAASVASAVLAAISRDDFSSAALYASLAVIYLAVAIYSWYRPRLVPAEIKSAANKSSRPNIIMIGSDTLRADRLGVDGNKRGLTPFIDNLARRGTYFRQCYVPCARTAPSIVSMLTGSWPFNHRIRENFAAPGELKKDISKLPDLLRGAGYRTYAISDWAGGDLGKFSFGFENRELPDDQWNIKYLIRQGPKDLRLYLSLFTHGIFGKCLLPELYYLAGVPMTSELGQSARATISRNAKSDTPFLLDVFMSTTHGPFGSEYPYYTLFSGDEYAGSCKFVMGGLSDPFEIVERQKEGRGSFDLAQILNLYDGCVRNFDDEVARIYAHLEKCGLAENTILVIYSDHGMEFFESDTWGQGNSVIVDVSARIPLIVADPRQKIKGKVVDDVVRSIDLAPTLLELCGIDVPSDMDGVTLAPYLRDAEAKMNLTAYAETGVWFAKLPGISDHHLLYPELPDLLEVPDKKVGTIAIKKEFRQRVIEAKDRMIRNDRWKLVRLPMREGPEFRLFDIQSDPDCRHNVIETFPDVAAALKAEFGHFFTD from the coding sequence TTGAACATCGTAGCTGCAACCTGGAGCCAGTGGCTGCTAGCGCTGGTTTTTCCTTCAGGATTATGGATAGCTATCCTGCTCGCGAAATCATTGAAAGATTTTTCCCGCACCGGCCCTCATCTGAGGGACGAGGTGCGCGGACATCACGCCGCTTATGCCGCCTACGCGATCACGCGTTTATGCTTCTGGGGTGGAGTGCTGACCTTATTTCTGGCGGGTTCAGGGGAAGTGGTCTACGCATCTTTGCTCTACGTTTTTCGCTGGGATTACTCGTTGTGGCAGGCGATGACGGCCGCGGCCATCGGAATCGGCAGCCTCACGGCCGTGCAATTCTGTCGACATCTTTTGCATTTGCCGGCTGGGCTGGAGGCGTCTTCGAATTATCGATTGAGCCGTTTTTACCCATTGTGGCGCTGGTTGAAACCGTCCCGGCTGCGGGGTATACAAGCCGGTTTGTGTCTGGCCTTTGCGGCGTCGGTCGCGAGCGCGGTCTTAGCCGCCATCAGCCGGGATGATTTTAGTTCAGCGGCGCTATATGCGAGCTTAGCCGTGATCTATCTGGCGGTAGCCATTTATAGTTGGTATCGACCGAGGCTGGTACCAGCGGAGATAAAATCGGCCGCTAACAAGTCTTCACGACCTAATATCATAATGATAGGCTCGGATACCCTGAGGGCCGATCGTTTGGGCGTGGACGGCAATAAACGCGGCTTGACACCCTTCATCGACAATCTAGCCCGCCGGGGGACTTATTTTCGCCAGTGCTATGTGCCATGTGCACGTACGGCCCCCAGTATCGTATCGATGTTGACGGGTAGCTGGCCTTTCAATCACCGCATACGTGAAAACTTTGCCGCTCCCGGCGAATTGAAGAAAGATATATCGAAGCTCCCCGACTTGTTGCGAGGGGCGGGATACCGTACTTATGCCATTAGCGACTGGGCTGGCGGTGATCTGGGCAAGTTTTCGTTCGGGTTTGAAAACCGCGAACTTCCCGACGATCAGTGGAATATAAAATATCTGATACGTCAGGGTCCAAAAGACCTGCGTCTGTATCTGTCCTTATTTACCCATGGAATATTCGGCAAATGCTTGCTGCCGGAACTCTATTATCTCGCCGGCGTTCCCATGACATCGGAGCTCGGGCAGTCCGCGCGAGCCACGATCAGCCGCAACGCCAAATCGGACACGCCGTTTCTGTTGGATGTGTTCATGTCGACGACGCATGGACCTTTTGGGTCGGAGTATCCTTATTACACCTTGTTTTCCGGCGATGAATATGCGGGTTCCTGCAAATTCGTCATGGGCGGCTTGAGCGACCCGTTCGAAATAGTCGAGCGGCAAAAGGAAGGGCGCGGCAGTTTCGATCTGGCGCAGATATTAAATCTCTATGATGGCTGCGTTCGGAACTTCGACGACGAAGTAGCTCGTATCTATGCCCATCTCGAGAAATGCGGCCTGGCGGAAAATACCATCCTGGTGATATACAGCGACCACGGCATGGAGTTTTTCGAAAGCGATACCTGGGGCCAGGGAAATAGCGTGATCGTCGATGTCAGCGCCAGAATACCCCTGATCGTCGCCGATCCCAGGCAGAAGATCAAAGGGAAGGTCGTCGACGATGTCGTGCGTAGCATCGACCTCGCCCCAACCTTGCTGGAGCTCTGCGGGATCGATGTTCCATCGGACATGGACGGAGTTACGCTGGCGCCTTATCTGCGGGATGCCGAAGCCAAAATGAATTTGACGGCCTACGCGGAGACGGGGGTCTGGTTCGCCAAATTGCCGGGTATCTCCGACCATCATCTCTTGTACCCCGAACTGCCGGATCTTCTGGAGGTGCCTGACAAGAAGGTGGGGACCATCGCGATAAAAAAAGAGTTCCGGCAACGGGTCATAGAGGCCAAGGACCGCATGATCAGGAATGATCGCTGGAAGCTGGTGCGTCTACCCATGCGAGAGGGACCGGAGTTCCGCCTGTTCGATATACAATCCGATCCCGACTGCCGCCATAACGTGATCGAAACCTTTCCCGATGTGGCGGCGGCACTCAAGGCTGAATTCGGTCATTTCTTCACCGATTGA
- a CDS encoding glycosyltransferase translates to MLKRAQENHSPDTRIKISVVVTVRNEIRSIRSVVDSLLNQDRIPDEIIIVDGVSDDGTLSVLEEYAGAGRIILISQACNIAEGRNLGIARASHDFIAVTDAGCVIDPGWLKNMEACFIKGDAEVIAGNYVFDTRTPFERAVVLATESPDRENTESARYFPSSRSVAFDRTAWAAVKGYPEWLYAAEDTLFNIRLRQLGFRFRFCRDAKVIWRPRATWQALFKQYFNYARGNGRVGISTAGYLTNLKYHGLMLLFILTSVFWAGTLLLAGLIFARHVQLHLWRQADIAVRTSGDQSMRWRVLVVMEVVRLAGMAGFLAGRWDRWRDVDFVNNQLSWMGVSSLDDISSSKN, encoded by the coding sequence ATGCTTAAGCGCGCCCAGGAAAATCACTCTCCGGATACCCGGATCAAAATATCGGTTGTCGTGACCGTTCGCAACGAAATCAGATCGATCCGGTCGGTGGTGGATTCTTTGCTGAACCAGGACCGCATACCGGATGAAATCATCATCGTCGACGGAGTCAGTGACGACGGTACGTTGAGTGTTCTGGAAGAGTATGCCGGCGCAGGCCGGATAATCCTGATTAGTCAGGCTTGCAATATCGCCGAGGGTAGAAATTTAGGTATTGCTAGGGCCAGCCACGACTTCATCGCCGTTACCGATGCAGGATGCGTGATCGATCCGGGCTGGCTGAAAAACATGGAGGCCTGTTTTATCAAGGGCGACGCCGAGGTCATCGCGGGCAACTATGTTTTCGATACCCGTACGCCTTTCGAAAGGGCGGTTGTTCTCGCTACGGAATCGCCCGACAGGGAGAATACCGAATCGGCCCGTTATTTTCCATCCAGCCGCTCAGTCGCATTCGATAGGACGGCGTGGGCAGCCGTGAAGGGTTACCCGGAATGGCTATATGCCGCGGAGGATACTCTTTTTAATATTCGCCTGCGTCAACTAGGCTTTCGTTTCCGGTTCTGCCGCGATGCCAAAGTCATCTGGCGGCCACGGGCGACCTGGCAAGCCCTGTTCAAGCAATATTTTAATTACGCGCGAGGCAACGGGCGGGTAGGGATCAGTACCGCAGGGTATTTGACGAATTTGAAGTACCACGGCCTGATGCTGTTGTTCATTTTGACCAGCGTATTTTGGGCGGGAACGCTTTTGTTGGCCGGTTTGATTTTCGCGCGACATGTACAACTCCACTTATGGCGGCAGGCGGACATCGCCGTTAGAACGTCCGGTGACCAATCGATGCGCTGGAGGGTGTTGGTCGTCATGGAGGTCGTGCGTTTGGCCGGCATGGCGGGATTTCTGGCCGGACGCTGGGATCGTTGGCGCGACGTTGACTTCGTAAATAATCAGTTGTCGTGGATGGGTGTCTCTTCTTTGGACGATATTTCTTCGTCCAAAAACTAG